TGGAAGAGGGGAGGGTGATCTTCGACAACATCCGGAAGTTCGTCTTCTATCTCTTCAGCTGTAATCTCGCCGAGGTTTTCGTCCTGCTGTTCGCCAGCCTTGCCGGTCTGCCGCAACCGCTCCTGCCTCTGCAGATCCTCTGGCTGAACCTTGTCACGGATACTTTCCCGGCCCTCTCCCTCGCGGTGGAGCCGGGGGAGAGCGACGTGATGCAACGCCCGCCCAAGCACCCGCAGGAAGCCATCCTATCGGGCGGCTTCCTCGCCAGGATCTCCATCTACGGCTTGTTCATCACCGGCGCGACCCTCGGCGCTTTCGTCCTCGCACTGGCGGGCGACGGAGACAGGGGCCGGGGCACTTCGGTCGCCTTCATGACGCTCGCGCTCGCGCAGATCTTCCATCTCGGAAACGCGCGCGACGATAAGCCCGTAGTCGGTTGGGAGGCGGCGACGCGCAATCCCTGGGCGCTGGGGGCGATTGCGGTCACCGTGTTCCTGCAGTTGCTGGCCGTCTATTTCGCGCCCCTCACCTCCATTCTCGGTCTCGTGAGACTCACGGCAGCGGACTGGTCCCTCATCGTGCCCTTCGCGCTCGCGCCGGCGGTGATCGGGCAGGCTACGGCCTGGATCCGAAGCCGCCGCAGCTTGCCGCGCGCGGGCGCGGTTCCATGAACGGGCGCGTGGGCGCCGGCTGGGTGATCGTCGGCCTCGGGCTGGTGATCCTCTTCCTCATCCTCCCCTTCACGGTGGGGTTGATGGGTGCCGGGGTGCTGTACGTGGTGTGCGCGCCGGTGCACCGCCGCCTCGCTCTGCGAATCGGGCTGCGGTGGGCAGCCGCCGTCGTGCTGTTGGGGGCGTTGCTGCTTATCCTGATCCCCGGCGCTCTGCTGGTTACCGTGGCGATGGACCAAGGTCCGGAGATCCTGCGAGGGCTTCCTCAAAGTCCTGTCTTCGACCGCATCGCCGCCCTGCGCGTGGGGGGAGTGGAAATCGGCGCCCACCTCACTTCCGCGAGCGGGAGCCTGCTGAGCTGGCTCTCGCAACAGGCGCTCAGCGTTTTTGGCAGCATCACCCGAACGGTCCTCAACCTCGTCATCACCTTCTTCGGGCTCTATTACCTGCTGGTCGCGCGGCCGGGTGCGTGGGAGACGGTGCGCAGCTACCTGCCCTTTTCGCCGGAGAACGCCGACCTGCTGCGCGCACGCTTCCACAGCGTGACCGAGGCCGCGCTGCTGGGGATCGCCCTCACCGCGGTGGTACAAGGGACGATGATCGGGCTGGGCTTCTGGCTGGTGGGGCTGCCGAATTCTCTCTTCTGGGGGATGGTGACGGGGATCGTATCGGTCTTGCCGGTTCTCGGCAGCGCCATCGTCTGGTTCCCGGCCGTGGTGGTCCTGCTCCTTACCGAACGATTCGGCGGCGCGATCGCGCTCGCCCTGATCGGGGGGCTGGGAGCCGCGAACATCGACAACATCGTGCGGCTCATCGTCTTCAAGCGGGTTTCCAACATCCACCCGATGGTGACGCTGGTCGGAGCCTTTGCTGGCGTCCGGTACATGGGGCTGATCGGCGTGCTGCTCGGCCCTCTGGCCATCACCTACTTCTTCGAGCTGCTACGGGTCTACCACGCCGAGCACAGGCGGGTCGAGGAAGGTGAGAAAGACGCCGCCAGGCCGTCGTGGAAGACGGCCTAGCGGCTTCCGCCGGGACAAAGGATCAGAAGGCGGCCATGAACCCCGCCGTGAGGCGAGCGCTCTCCACCTCGAAGTCCCAGCCGGTCTCCACCAGCAGCCGGATATTACGCTGCAGGAGGTAGTTCGCTGCGACCGCGGCAGTGTGATAGCGGTCGAGATAGCCCGGTTCGTCCAGCTGTTCACCGAGTCGCAGCGAGATCACCGCATCGTCCGAAGAGACGTAGTTGTAGAGCCCGGTCAGTGCCCACCTGCCCGTACGGCCGCGGGGCCAGTAGACGATCTCCGCCAGACCGGCGTCGACAGTGGTTTCCTCCGCCCCGGTGTCCAGGAAGAACGGGTTGTCGTCGAGCCGTCGCAGGTACTGGAGGTTGAGCTCGCCGTTGTCTCCCAGCGGCAGGGTCGCGTCGGGACCGAAGATGAGAAGGCGGTTGTCCTCGCCGTCTCGGGAACTGGAGCCGTAGTATCCGAAGAGCCCGGCTCGAAGCGGTCCCACGTCCTGTGATAAGCGTACCCCGAAGCTCTTCCCGCTGTCGCGATCGAAGTTGCGCCGCTCGTCGGACGGCGTGAGCCCCTCTCCGTTGAGCAGCATGATGGTGAGATCGGTGCCGCTCCGCGGGGAGTAGCTCGCCATCACGCCCCGGTCATAGGTGAGATCCGTGTTGACCTCGCCGACCCGCACGCGGTACGGCTGGTAATCCTCGTACTCGAGGCGAAGCTCGCGCTTCATCAGCGGGTCGGAGGCTTGGAACTGCCCCACCATGACGCTCACCCCGCTCCCGCCGATGTCGGTGAACTGCAAGTAGGCATCCTCGAGTCCCGCCACCTCGCCCCGCTCGCTCATGAAGAAGTACATGTAGTAGCTCACCCGGTTGGCGATCGGGCCGCCGGTGAGCAGCTTGATGCCGTACGGGAACTGCATGTCGACTGAGGGACCGCCAGCGCGGCGTGCGCTGCGCGAGTTGACGTATGAATCGACCCGGAAGGCGAAGTTGATCCGCTCGAGGAGCCGCAGCAGCTCGTCGCCCGTGGCGATGGTGTCCTGCGGAGTCTCCCCGGGCATGAACTCGAACCCGTTGCTAGCGAACCGCTCGCCGAAGTCGTTCAGCGAGGGCACGGTGGTGTGGCACACCGAACAGGTAACTCTGTACTTGCGGGCAAAGGCGGGGATGGCATGCGACCGTGTTGCGACAGCGCCCAAAAGAAGTGCCGTCATCAGGATGGTCGCGATGCCACGAGAACGGAGCATGGTTCCTCCTCTCGAGCGGAAGGCTCGACCGGGTGGATGGTGATCGTCCGCCGTCCTTAACCCGCGCATTGACGAACGGAATTCGTTCCGGCCTGCTGTCACCGACTCCTCCCTCGGCGCGGCTGGGCTAAACCTCATTAACCGCGCTCGAGGTGAGTGATCCCCTGTCCGGCGCATACAGCTACCTCACCCCTGCCGTCGCCAGTTCGTGATGACGATCCTCGGCTGCACCATGGAGGAGACGCCACACAGCTAGGGCGGCCTGAGCGTCGATACGCGTGGCGGGGGCGCCGCCTCCCTGCGATGCCGCTGATGGTGGCTGGTGGGAACGGTGGGCGGATGAGGATCGCCTCGCAGAAGCCGCAACCCGTTGGCGGCTACCAGCAGAGTGCTGCCCTCGTGACCCACCACGGCGAGCGGTAGGGGGAGCCCGACGGTCACGGTCACCACCACGAGGAAGAGCATCCAGCCGACGCTGAAGTACACGTTCTGGCGGACGATTCGGCGCGTCCGTTTGCCGAGGTGGATCAGGTAGTCGACCTTGCCGACGTCGTCGCTGATCAGCACCACGTCCGCCGTCTCGATCGCGACGTCGGTGCCGATAGCGCCCATCGCGACCCCCAGCGTGGCCGCCGCCATGGCCGGTGCGTCGTTGATGCCATCGCCGACCATGGCAACCCCCTTCGAGCTCTCTACCAGGGTCCGGACCGCATCCACCTTTTCGTGGGGTAGCAGGTCCGCCAGCACCTCGTCCGCGCCCACCTCGGCAGCGACGGCGCGAACCGCGTCCGGGTGGTCGCCGGAAAGGATGGCGATCCAGCGGATCCCCTCATACTTCAGGTGCCGTATTGCCGCCGCGACTCCTGGCTTGAGCTGGTCGCCGAACGACATCGCGCCACCCAGTTCGTCGCCCGTGCCGACGTACACCACCGAACGCCCGCGCGAGGTCTGCTCCGCCGTCCAGCCCTGGGCGACGGGCGGCAGGCGGACGCCCTGACGTCGCAGCATGTTGTGGTTGCCCACCCAGGCGCGAACCCCGTCGACCAGCGCGACGACTCCTTCTCCCGGAAAGGACTCGAACTCCTCGGCGAGAGCGGGAACGATGCCCCTCGCTTCGGCGGCCTCGACGATGGCGCGCGCCAGGTGGTGTTCGGATGTGCGCTCCGCAGCGGCGGCCAGACGCAGCAGCTCGTCGGCGTCATGGCTGCCTGACGAGAAGTGGCCGGTAGGATCGAGCTCAGCGCCGGTAGCGATATCCACCAGCTCGGGATGCCCCACCGTGAGCGTTCCCGTCTTGTCGAAAGCTACCGTGTCGATGGTTCCAGCCAGGTCCAGGTAGGCGCCTCCTTTGAACAGAACGCCGTGCCTGGCGCCATTCGCGATCCCGGAGAGGATCGCGGAGGGAGTGGAGATGACCAGAGCACATGGGCTCGCCACCACCAGCAGGGTCATCGCCCGGTAGAAGGCCTGGTCCCACTGGACGCCCCACAACATCGGAGGGGCGACCGCTGCGACGATCGTCACCAGCACGACGGCGAGCGTATACGGGTGGGCGAAGCGGTCGATGAAGTGCTGGGCGGGCGCCCGCTCCTCGCGGGCCTCCTCGACGAGGCGCACGATGCGGGCGAGCATCGTCTCGCCGGCGCGCGTGGTCACCTCCACGACCAGCGAGCCGGACTGATTGATTGTACCGGCGTAGACTTCGTCGCCCGGCTCCTTCCGAACCGGCACCGATTCGCCAGTGATCGCGGCCTGATCCACCTCCGCGCGGCCGTCGCGAACCCGTCCGTCGGCAGGGATGCGCTCCCCCGGACGTACCAGGATCGCCTGGCCGGGGATCAGCGCCTCGACCGGCGCCCGGCCGATTTCTCTTCCCTCGCCATCCGCAAGCGTCGCCTCGGCCGGACGCAGGTCCATGAGCCGGGCGATCGCGTGGCGGGTGCGGCCCATTGCATGGGCCTCCAGGGCCTTGGACAGGGAGAAGAGAAAGATCAGGACGACCCCCTCCAGCGCGCTGCCGACGATCGCCGCCCCGACAGCCGCCGCCCCCATCAGGAAATCTATGGAGAGGCGCCCGCGACGAAGCTCTTCCCAGCTATCGAGCGCGATGCGATACCCACCCGCCAGGTAGGCGAGCAGGAAAAGGACGTAGCGGAAGGGATGGGGCTGCGCGGGGAACCACGAGAGCGCCGCACCCAGGATGAGAGACAACCCCACCACCAGCGTTACGCGAAGATAGTAGACGGCCTCGCGGTCCTCTGCCGTGGTGGCCCCGCGGCCCTGCAGCCGACGTAACATGGAGCGAGCGTTCATCACCACTCCTTTCGGTTCCCCCCGAATGTATTGACTACATTCGCGAGTGCATGTCGGGAGCCGCCTGGCAGACTCGTGGGGGAACTCTTGATGGCTTGCTGCCTTCGGGACCGGCGGGTAACTTCGGTCGCCTTCCGACGGTTGTGCCGTAGATGGGAGCGTGCGCACCGGTCCGCATACCCGTATGTCCTTCACCGTGTTTGCTGAGCCCGGACGATGCCTCTCCCTCCAGCCCCGCTTCTCGCCCCGACTGTGATTCCCCCACCGGCCATGGCGGGCGCGCAACTGGGGGATACCGGCCAGTTGCCGCAGCGCTCAGCCGATCTCTCCGCATGAGAGCGGCTTCGGCTCCCGTGAGCGATCTGGCGAGGCTGCGACTCCAGATCCAGGGTATCGTTCCTCCTCGCTTCGAGCGACCGGAGCAGCCGGTGGGTTGGCTCGGTGCCGTGCAGTCGCAGGAGTACTGGTATGCCAAGTGGTCGGTCGGCCAACGTGTGGCGGGATGCGACGAGGTAGCGATGGACCGCGCGCTCGCCGAAGGAACAATCCTCCGCACCCACGTCCTGCGCCCCACCTGGCACCACGTGCTGCCCGAAGACATCCTCTGGATGCAGCATGCCACCGCCCACCGGGTGCGCAGGATGATGGCCGCCTACGATCGCGCGCTGGAGCTGGACGAAGGGGAGTATGTGCGGGCGAAGGAGGTGATCGCCGCCGCCGTGGCCGGAGGCAGGCACCACACCCGCAGCGAGCTGGCGGAGAAGCTGGCGGAGGTCGGCATCGAGGCGAAAGGACAACGCCTCGCGCACCTGGTGATGCGGGCGGAGCTCGACGGGGTCATCTGCAGCGGGGTTCCACGGGGGAAGCAGATCACCTACGCGCTGGTTGAGGAGCGCGCCCCGCGTGCCCGTGAGCTCGACGCCGAAGAGGCGTTGGCGGAGCTCACGCTCCGGTACTTCAGCGGCCACGGGCCGGCCACCGAGAAGGATTTCCGCTGGTGGGCGAGCCTGACGGCGGGGGAGGCACGGCGCGGCATGGAGATGGTGGCAGGACAGCTTGAACGCTGGCAGCAGGGTGAGCGAACCTACTGGTGGATTCCGACTCACTCGGCCCGCACCTCCACACCCGAAGCCGGAACCGCCCACCTCCTTCAGGCTTACGACGAGTACGTCGTTGGCTATTCCGAAAGCCGCGGCACCATGGACGTTGCCGGAATCGCAGGAGCCGCGCCGGGGCCGCTCCTACACGTGCTCGTTTTCGATGGACAGGTGATCGCTCGCTGGCGTCGGCGGCCGGGCAGAGGCGACCCGGTCATCGAGATCGCCTTCGTGCGGGCCGTCGGCTCGGAAGAGCGGAAGGCCGTGCACGAAGCCGTCGGACGGTTCAGCACCTTCTACGGGAATGAGCCGATCGTAGCGGAACTATGACAGGCAGCAGCAGGCAGAAGAACGGGTCGCCCCCGGAGACCATCGGCCTCCGGGGGCGTTTTGCTTACGCATGCATGCGCGCTCGATCAGGCCGCTTCGACCGTCCTCAGTCCGAGCATGCGCTTGATGTGGTCCGGTAGGGGATCGCGATCCGAGAGATAGCGCAGATACGCATCCAGCTCGGGAGACGGCTTCGGCTCACGGTGCGCAGGGGTGAGCAGGAGCGCGAGGAAGCCTGCGTACGCATCCGGACTCATCGGAACTCTCTTGACCGGCGGCTTCCTCTTCATTTTTCGTCTCGCGGATTCCTGGTATTCCCCTCTTCGCCACTGAGTAGCGACCTGCTTTACGCCCATTCTTAAGCAACCCCCGTGCCGGCCGCCCGCGGAGTCGCGCCGGGTGCTGCCAAATGGACTACAAGTATCTCGGGATGAATAGCTTGCGGGTTGTCCCGGCCGTCCAGGGGCGCCTCCGCGATGTCCGCTCACGGTGACAGGGCGACGGTGGATTATGCCACTCAGGCGGGCAGATATTGCCGCCGCGCTGTGACCCCCGTGATGGACAGTCAGTCCTCAGCGGGGTTGGGCGAGAGGTGCTGGACCTCCACCGGAGTTTGCTTCCCCACCTCCTCGGCCACGATGCTACGATGGCAGTGACGTGGGTCGGCTTCGTAGCAGAGCAGGCAGGCGCGTTTGCCGCCTTTGACCACTTGCACCAGGGTGGCGAGCTGATCCTGAGCTTCCTCGGTCTCGAGGTGCTTCAGGTAGATGCGGCGCATTTCCTCATGGCGGCCGGCTCGCGCGGCGGCGCGCCCGTCTGCTGGCGTGCCCAGGCCGCGAAGCTGGAGATAGTCGATCCCGGCT
Above is a window of Longimicrobiaceae bacterium DNA encoding:
- a CDS encoding cation-translocating P-type ATPase — protein: MNARSMLRRLQGRGATTAEDREAVYYLRVTLVVGLSLILGAALSWFPAQPHPFRYVLFLLAYLAGGYRIALDSWEELRRGRLSIDFLMGAAAVGAAIVGSALEGVVLIFLFSLSKALEAHAMGRTRHAIARLMDLRPAEATLADGEGREIGRAPVEALIPGQAILVRPGERIPADGRVRDGRAEVDQAAITGESVPVRKEPGDEVYAGTINQSGSLVVEVTTRAGETMLARIVRLVEEAREERAPAQHFIDRFAHPYTLAVVLVTIVAAVAPPMLWGVQWDQAFYRAMTLLVVASPCALVISTPSAILSGIANGARHGVLFKGGAYLDLAGTIDTVAFDKTGTLTVGHPELVDIATGAELDPTGHFSSGSHDADELLRLAAAAERTSEHHLARAIVEAAEARGIVPALAEEFESFPGEGVVALVDGVRAWVGNHNMLRRQGVRLPPVAQGWTAEQTSRGRSVVYVGTGDELGGAMSFGDQLKPGVAAAIRHLKYEGIRWIAILSGDHPDAVRAVAAEVGADEVLADLLPHEKVDAVRTLVESSKGVAMVGDGINDAPAMAAATLGVAMGAIGTDVAIETADVVLISDDVGKVDYLIHLGKRTRRIVRQNVYFSVGWMLFLVVVTVTVGLPLPLAVVGHEGSTLLVAANGLRLLRGDPHPPTVPTSHHQRHRREAAPPPRVSTLRPP
- a CDS encoding winged helix DNA-binding domain-containing protein, coding for MRAASAPVSDLARLRLQIQGIVPPRFERPEQPVGWLGAVQSQEYWYAKWSVGQRVAGCDEVAMDRALAEGTILRTHVLRPTWHHVLPEDILWMQHATAHRVRRMMAAYDRALELDEGEYVRAKEVIAAAVAGGRHHTRSELAEKLAEVGIEAKGQRLAHLVMRAELDGVICSGVPRGKQITYALVEERAPRARELDAEEALAELTLRYFSGHGPATEKDFRWWASLTAGEARRGMEMVAGQLERWQQGERTYWWIPTHSARTSTPEAGTAHLLQAYDEYVVGYSESRGTMDVAGIAGAAPGPLLHVLVFDGQVIARWRRRPGRGDPVIEIAFVRAVGSEERKAVHEAVGRFSTFYGNEPIVAEL
- a CDS encoding AI-2E family transporter encodes the protein MNGRVGAGWVIVGLGLVILFLILPFTVGLMGAGVLYVVCAPVHRRLALRIGLRWAAAVVLLGALLLILIPGALLVTVAMDQGPEILRGLPQSPVFDRIAALRVGGVEIGAHLTSASGSLLSWLSQQALSVFGSITRTVLNLVITFFGLYYLLVARPGAWETVRSYLPFSPENADLLRARFHSVTEAALLGIALTAVVQGTMIGLGFWLVGLPNSLFWGMVTGIVSVLPVLGSAIVWFPAVVVLLLTERFGGAIALALIGGLGAANIDNIVRLIVFKRVSNIHPMVTLVGAFAGVRYMGLIGVLLGPLAITYFFELLRVYHAEHRRVEEGEKDAARPSWKTA
- a CDS encoding DUF488 domain-containing protein translates to MKATLATIGYEGTSVRNFVEALKRARVQILVDIRAIASSRRPGFSKNALAASLAEAGIDYLQLRGLGTPADGRAAARAGRHEEMRRIYLKHLETEEAQDQLATLVQVVKGGKRACLLCYEADPRHCHRSIVAEEVGKQTPVEVQHLSPNPAED